Below is a window of Gemmatimonadaceae bacterium DNA.
AGCGTCGGCTGGCTCGAGACAGCAGACGAATTCGTGGGCGGGAAGACGATGGACCCGGGTGTCATCGCAGCGTTCCTCGAGACGATCGACTGCTATGTGATGGGAGCGCGGACATATGAAACCGCGTTGGGTTTCGAGGCCAAAGGGTTCGGGTGGTCGTATGGCAACAAGCCTACGTTCGTCCTGACTCACCACGAGTTGCCGCGGACTCGGCAAACCGTCGAGTTCTATTCCGGCGATCTCGCGCTTTTCGTCAACGAGCGCTTGCGACCTGCGTTCCGAAGTATCTGGTTTGTCGGAGGCGGTTGCGTCGCTGGGGAATGCCTTCGCCTCGGGCTCGCCGATGAAGTTCGTTATTCGATCGTGCCGATCCTGATTGGTGATGGCCTCCCTTTCTTCGAGAAGCTCGACGGAGACATCGCCCTCCACATGGCCGAGGTCACAGCCTATGTGAACGGCATGATCGAGCTTCGTTACGAAGTGCGAAAGACGCTCGCGAAGACGAGTTGATTGCAAGGGGAGACGCGACCATTCTCATTTATCGTATGCTCAACATCGCACAGTACCGCCTGACTCCCGTCGCCGTCCGGATGCTGATGCTCCTTCTCGTCGCGCCCGCGTCGGTACTCGCTCAAGCAGCCACGGAGCAACCGGCGGCGGTGGTGCCGCTACCGGCGACGCGGCTCCCGCGCACGCATCAGCCGCGACCGACGAGCGCCGCGATCTCCGCCGGCGACCTGATGACCCGCCTCTACATCTTCGCCGACGATTCGATGCAGGGACGCGAGGCCGGGACCATCGGGAGCGTGAAGGCGACGGCGTACATCGCCGGCGAGTTGAAGCGAATGGGGCTCGAGCCCGCGGGCGACAGCGGGACCTACTTCCAGGTGCTGCCATTCAAGATGCGCTCGGTCGATACGAATTCCGTAATCACCGTCGGTGACGTTAGGCTCCCGTTCGGACACGAATGGGGCTCGGCGCCGCCGACGGACATCGTCTTGCACGATCAACCGATCGTCTACGGCGGCGTGCTCGGCGACTCGAGCTTCATTCCACTGGACTCGCTCAAGGGCAAAGTCGTCGTCGCTCGCCTGTCGCCGACGAACATTCAGGGCGGGCTGCGCGTCATCGGCGAGGTCGCGTCGAAAAGCGCCGGCGTCATCGTCGTGGGGCCGGCGCAGTTTCTTTCCTTCTTCACGCAGCCGCAGCAGTACCTCGACGAGCCCGGCGCGTCGTCGGGCCCGCTCGGCTCCATGATCTACGTATCCGACAGCGCCGCGGCGCGTCTCTTCGAGACGCCGTTAGGCACGCTTGCTGTCGGCGGCGCGGGAAAGCCGGTTGGCATCGAGATCCACGTGCGAACGGAGCCGACCCCCTACGCCGCTCGCAATGTCGTCGCCATTCTGCCGGGGAGCGATCCGAAGCTGCGCGGCGAATACGTCGCGATCGGCGCGCACACCGATCACATCGGCTTCAATCACACACCGGTCGACCACGACTCGATCCGCATCTACAACCACACCGTCAGGCCGGGCGGCGCCGAGCAGCAGGGAGCGCGCGCAACACCGGAGCAGCAAGTCGAGGTGAACAAGGAGCTCGCCGCGTGGCGCGCGGCGCATCCGGGCGAGACACGGATCGATTCGATCTACAACGGCGCGGACGACGACGGCAGCGGCACAGTGACCGTGCTCGAGATCGCGGAAAAGATGGCGTCACTCCGGCCGGCGCCGAAGCGGTCGATGCTGTTCGTGTTTCACGTCGGCGAGGAGAAGGGCCTCCTCGGGTCGAAGTATTTCACCGATCATCCGACAGTGCCGCGCGACTCGATCGACGCGCAGCTCAACATGGACATGGTCGGCCGTGGCGATGCGTGGGACCAGACTGGCGTCGACAAGACCGGCAAGCCGTTGCACGGCGGTCCGCGTTCGTTGATGCTCGTCGGATCGCGGCGTCTCTCGACGGAGCTCGGCGATCTCGTCGAGCGGGTGAACACCGAGGGGAAGCATGGCCTCGCGTTCGACTACTCATTCGACGCGAATGGTCATCCGGAGAACGTCTATTGTCGGAGCGATCATTACGAGTACGCTCGCTACGGCATTCCGATCGTGTTCTTCACGACGGGCGTACACTCGGACTATCACCAGGTGACGGACGAGCCGGAGTACATCGATTACGATCACATGTCGCGCATCGCGTCGTTCATCGAGGACGTCGCGCTTCACGTCGCGAGTCTCGATCATCGAATCGTGGTCGATCACGCAAAGCCGGACCCGCGCGGCTCGTGTCAACAATGAGACGCTGCGGAAATCGTTGCTGACTTATCGCAGCCCGTAGACGACGACCTGATTCGAGAACGTAGGCAGATACACGTGGCCGTTGGCGATCGTCGGCGACGCGAATTTGGCGTAGTAGCCGGCGCCGTCACGGGCGAGATTCTGCTGATTGTTCCAGAGCTGCTTCGTGACGTCGTTCGCGTCGAATGCCCGCAGAATACCAGTGCTCACCGCATGCGCGGCGTCGCCACCGGACGCGTATGATGCCCAGAGGATACCCGTGCCGTCCTTGCTTCCGTTGGATGACACCGACAGCACCGCTCCGTTCTGTCCTGTCGGTCCGCCCACGTTGAACAGAGTCTGGCCGCTCTGATTCAGCTGGTTGCTACTGCGGTCGAATGGGATAGCACGCAACGCATCATTCTCGGACCACACATAGACGAATTCCTTGGTGGAACCTTTGTAGTACGCGGGCTGACAGTGCATGTTCGCATTCGCGCTCAACGAGATGACTTGCTGCACCCGGTTGCCTGACGACTGGTAGCCGCCCATGTCATCCTTGTTCAACAAGTAGAGAGTGCCGTTCTTGTCGCCCGTGAAGAAGTAACTCGAATTGGGAATCAGCATCGCACCTGGGCCACCGTAATCCAGGTCGTTGTCGTTGAGGTATTGGTAATTGTTGGGGGTGAAGTAGCTTGCGACGTGCAACGTCGCTCCGGTCGGCGTCAGTTTCAGGGCGCTCTCGCCGCGATCCTGCAGGCTCGTCGGATCACCGTTGTTCCCTACGGTGCCGTTTCCGACGACCACGAACAGGTTGCCCTGCGCGTCAGCGGCCATGCCGACTCCGCTCTCCCACAGGCCTCCGGCGCTTCCGTCGGGCGTCGCGTTGTAGACGATTCGCTGTTGTAGCGTGGCGGCGTCGTATCCCAGGATCCATCCGTGATACGGTCCCCAATCGCAGTGAGATGAAAACGTGACATACACGACGCCGTCGAGCAGCGTTAGGCCCTGGCGCTGGTTCTGGCGTTGAGCATCGAATGCGATCACGCCGTTGACGCTGCCATCGCCATTGCCGCCGTAGGTGGCACTGATTGCGACGGGGCTACCAGGCAATTCATTTCCGCTGACGATGTCGACGGCGTGGAGGTGTTGCACGAACGTGCTGTCGGCGGTGCTGCGCGCAACGAAATAAATGGCGTGTCTCGCCGCGTCGATCACTGGCGTGCCGACGATTCCGAGATTGCCGCTGAAATCCGCGTACGTCCCACCACACGCTCCGCTCAGGTCGGTATTCTTGGTCGGCCGCATGCCGGGCGCCGTGAAGCTTTTTCGCCAGTACAGTTGTCCGTTGTCCCCGTCATAGGCGTACAGCGTATTACTGACCGTGGCGATGTAGGCCACGTTGTGCGCGCCGTTGCCGATGCTGACGTTGCCGACGACCAACGGCTGGGCATACACCTGGTCGTCCACGGCGAGCCCGAACACTCTGCCGAAGTGCTGCGCGTCCACATTGCTCGTCGTCAACAGCGTTTCGTTGCTGTTCCACCCCGTCCGGGTGTTGTCGTTATGCTGCGTGAGCACCGAGACAGATTGGGGATTCGACGTGCTGCTGTCGTTCGCGCGATCGGTGATTGCGCTCTTGCAGGCAACCACCCAGGCGACGGCGACAAGCACAGTGCGTTTGTCCATGAGCGCGCTCAGAGGCCTCGGTGAAATCGCGACGCAGACGTGCACGCTGATGGTCGCGCTGACGATCAGTTTGCGCCGGGACGATAATAAGCGAACCGGGCTGCGGGGCGGCAAGGGGCCGCCGGCGTGAGTCGACTGGTACCGATGGGCCAATATGAACTCGACGACACCGAGCGAAGATTCGAAAGGCGAGCCGCTCGAGGTGCCGAATGTTCGCTGCTGCCCATATTAGAAAGTTTTCATCGATCATCGCGCTAGCTGCCTGTGCCGGAGCCTTTGCCATGGCAAGCGCGCAGGAGCAGCAGCCGGTGCCGGTCAAGACGCAGCCGGCCCGATCGCGCTCGGCTCCGTATAAAGACCCGGAGCTCGCGACCGTGGTCGGCGTTCTCGTGCCGGGTGGCGGGCAGCTCTATGCCGGGCGGTACGGGAAGGGGCTCGGACTCTTTGCCGCGAGCGCGGTCGGCGTCGCCCTCGCGCTCGACTCCAGGCACAGCAACCGGTGCAGCGTCGGCATCTCGTGCAGCAGCGACGCGCTCAAGGCCGGCGGGATCGTGATCGCGGCGCTGGGCTGGGGCTTCGGTTGGGCGACGGCGGCCCGCGACGCGCGTAAGCAGAATTCGCAAATGCTCAACAACGCCAGGTCGTGGGTGCCATTCCTCGAGCGGCGGGATGGACGGTTGCTGGCGGGCCTCGCTCTGGCAACACGATAGCGCAAGGGTTCGACCATAGATTGCTTCTTGGCGAGGTAGGGCGAGACCAAGGAGCCAGTGAAGCGATCAGCGGTGATCTCGGCGAATGGCCAGTATCGTTATGCGCTGCGCCGAGTGTGGGCCCCGGCGAAAGGAAGTGTCCTGTTCATCGGGCTCAACCCGTCGACGGCCGATCATCGCGTCGACGACCCAACGATTCGCCGCTGCGTGCAGTTCGCGCGGACGTGGGGGTTTGGCCGGCTTGCGGTGGCGAATCTCTTCGCGTTGCGAACATCCTCGCCGCGCGGACTTCGTCGCGTGAACGATCCCGTCGGTCCGCGCAATGATCGCTGGCTACGTCAGCTGATCGACGACGCCGCGGTAGTCGTCGCGGCGTGGGGCAACGGCGGCGCATATCTCGAGCGAGATCGAATGGTGCTCGGGATGATCCGCCGGCCGCGATGCCTAGGCATCAGCAAGCGCGGATTCCCACGGCATCCACTTTACATCCGCTCGACCACAGCGCTGATCGACCTTTCCGAGGCCTAACGTCTTGC
It encodes the following:
- a CDS encoding dihydrofolate reductase family protein produces the protein MIPNTDSCITIHMVASLDGFIARKDGSVGWLETADEFVGGKTMDPGVIAAFLETIDCYVMGARTYETALGFEAKGFGWSYGNKPTFVLTHHELPRTRQTVEFYSGDLALFVNERLRPAFRSIWFVGGGCVAGECLRLGLADEVRYSIVPILIGDGLPFFEKLDGDIALHMAEVTAYVNGMIELRYEVRKTLAKTS
- a CDS encoding M20/M25/M40 family metallo-hydrolase translates to MLNIAQYRLTPVAVRMLMLLLVAPASVLAQAATEQPAAVVPLPATRLPRTHQPRPTSAAISAGDLMTRLYIFADDSMQGREAGTIGSVKATAYIAGELKRMGLEPAGDSGTYFQVLPFKMRSVDTNSVITVGDVRLPFGHEWGSAPPTDIVLHDQPIVYGGVLGDSSFIPLDSLKGKVVVARLSPTNIQGGLRVIGEVASKSAGVIVVGPAQFLSFFTQPQQYLDEPGASSGPLGSMIYVSDSAAARLFETPLGTLAVGGAGKPVGIEIHVRTEPTPYAARNVVAILPGSDPKLRGEYVAIGAHTDHIGFNHTPVDHDSIRIYNHTVRPGGAEQQGARATPEQQVEVNKELAAWRAAHPGETRIDSIYNGADDDGSGTVTVLEIAEKMASLRPAPKRSMLFVFHVGEEKGLLGSKYFTDHPTVPRDSIDAQLNMDMVGRGDAWDQTGVDKTGKPLHGGPRSLMLVGSRRLSTELGDLVERVNTEGKHGLAFDYSFDANGHPENVYCRSDHYEYARYGIPIVFFTTGVHSDYHQVTDEPEYIDYDHMSRIASFIEDVALHVASLDHRIVVDHAKPDPRGSCQQ
- a CDS encoding DUF1643 domain-containing protein, encoding MKRSAVISANGQYRYALRRVWAPAKGSVLFIGLNPSTADHRVDDPTIRRCVQFARTWGFGRLAVANLFALRTSSPRGLRRVNDPVGPRNDRWLRQLIDDAAVVVAAWGNGGAYLERDRMVLGMIRRPRCLGISKRGFPRHPLYIRSTTALIDLSEA